Proteins from one Sphingopyxis terrae subsp. terrae NBRC 15098 genomic window:
- a CDS encoding ArsR/SmtB family transcription factor gives MTKPTDLSILKRDAREMADYLKLLAHPERLLMLCQMDEREVSVGELTELSGLSQSAVSQHLARFRDQGIVSARGEAQTRYYSLSDAKMQRIIAALCEACHGHEAA, from the coding sequence ATGACCAAGCCGACCGACCTTTCGATCCTGAAACGCGATGCGCGCGAGATGGCCGACTATTTGAAGCTGCTCGCGCATCCCGAGCGGCTGCTGATGCTGTGCCAGATGGACGAGCGCGAAGTGTCGGTCGGCGAACTCACCGAACTCAGCGGGCTGTCGCAATCGGCCGTGTCGCAGCATCTGGCGCGCTTTCGCGACCAGGGCATCGTGTCGGCGCGCGGCGAGGCGCAGACGCGCTATTACAGCCTGTCCGACGCCAAGATGCAGCGCATCATCGCGGCGCTGTGCGAGGCATGTCACGGGCACGAAGCGGCTTAA
- a CDS encoding chloride channel protein produces the protein MFRIRKTRLLIAAARQRRRLRESEAAFILLAALAGLAAGVLTNIQQFLAHGIQQLLYGVTINRLSALGEIHHPWKLIALPIGGLLLVLLARGLRNRKRMPVDVVEANALHGGRIPFADNLVIASQTIISNGAGASVGLEAAYAQMGGGFASQLGQWFALRRNDLRTLVGAGAGGAIGAAFGAPLTGAFYAFEIVIGNYTPAAIAPVMVAALSAVFVSRALGVDPYLIATTVDRAFSTADYLAYALLGLVAALFGILIMRLVTFAEIRVQGWQRIAGWRPLIGGLLLIPLALVSPQTLSAGHGALHLDLVLRPALSFLAIVLLLKIAASVVSLSFGFRGGLFFASLFLGSLIGQIFAGLVNMSPLGIALDPNDAALVGMAALSVSVVGGPMTLAVLMLETTHDFALMGVVLTATLVSSALTREWFGYSFSTWRLHLRGSKIRSPRDIGRLLTLTAGRIMRTDWTAVPAAMTVADFRLRVPLGSTAKAVLTDGEGRYGGIVVTAAAYHPDIAGDAPIASLATLTDDTLHPATGVEAMIAAFDAASADELAVVDDGGKVIGVVTEKHARRRYFEALEEAQRDLFGES, from the coding sequence GTGTTCCGGATACGCAAAACCCGTCTGCTGATCGCCGCCGCGCGGCAACGCCGGCGGCTGCGCGAGAGCGAAGCCGCGTTCATCCTGCTCGCCGCGCTGGCGGGGCTGGCGGCTGGGGTGCTGACCAACATCCAGCAATTTCTGGCGCATGGCATACAGCAGCTTCTTTACGGCGTCACGATCAACCGGCTGAGCGCGCTCGGTGAGATCCATCATCCGTGGAAGCTGATCGCGCTGCCCATCGGCGGCCTTCTGCTCGTCCTGCTCGCGCGCGGCCTGCGCAACCGCAAGCGCATGCCCGTCGACGTGGTCGAGGCGAACGCGCTGCACGGCGGACGCATTCCCTTTGCCGACAATCTGGTGATCGCGTCGCAGACGATTATCTCGAACGGTGCTGGCGCGTCGGTGGGGCTCGAAGCCGCCTATGCGCAGATGGGCGGCGGCTTCGCCTCGCAGCTCGGCCAGTGGTTCGCACTGCGCCGCAACGATCTGCGCACGCTGGTCGGCGCCGGGGCGGGCGGGGCGATCGGCGCGGCCTTCGGCGCCCCGCTGACCGGCGCCTTCTATGCGTTCGAGATCGTCATCGGCAACTATACCCCCGCCGCGATCGCCCCGGTGATGGTCGCGGCGCTGTCGGCCGTGTTCGTCAGCCGCGCGCTCGGCGTCGATCCCTATCTGATCGCGACGACCGTCGACCGCGCTTTTTCGACCGCCGACTATCTTGCCTATGCGTTGCTCGGGCTGGTTGCCGCGCTGTTCGGCATCCTCATCATGCGGCTCGTCACCTTCGCCGAAATTCGCGTTCAGGGATGGCAAAGGATCGCAGGCTGGCGGCCACTGATCGGCGGCTTGCTGCTGATCCCCTTGGCGCTGGTGTCGCCGCAGACGCTGTCGGCGGGGCATGGCGCGCTGCACCTTGATCTGGTGCTCCGCCCGGCGCTGTCCTTCCTCGCCATCGTGCTGCTGCTCAAGATCGCGGCGTCGGTCGTGTCGCTCAGCTTCGGCTTTCGCGGCGGGCTGTTCTTTGCCTCGCTGTTCCTGGGGTCGCTGATCGGACAGATCTTTGCGGGACTCGTCAACATGAGCCCCCTCGGCATCGCACTCGATCCCAATGACGCGGCGCTGGTCGGCATGGCGGCGCTCAGCGTCTCGGTCGTTGGCGGGCCGATGACGCTCGCGGTGCTGATGCTCGAGACGACGCATGATTTCGCGCTGATGGGCGTGGTGCTGACCGCGACGCTGGTGTCGAGCGCGCTGACGCGCGAATGGTTCGGCTACAGCTTCTCGACCTGGCGCCTGCATTTGCGCGGCTCGAAGATCCGCAGTCCGCGCGACATTGGCCGGTTGCTGACGCTCACCGCCGGACGGATCATGCGCACCGACTGGACCGCCGTCCCCGCCGCCATGACCGTCGCCGATTTCCGCCTGCGCGTGCCGCTCGGTTCGACGGCCAAGGCCGTACTCACCGATGGCGAGGGCCGCTATGGCGGGATCGTCGTCACAGCCGCGGCCTATCATCCCGACATTGCGGGCGACGCCCCGATCGCCAGCCTTGCGACGCTCACCGACGACACGCTGCACCCCGCAACCGGGGTCGAGGCGATGATCGCAGCCTTCGATGCCGCCTCGGCCGATGAACTCGCGGTGGTCGACGATGGCGGAAAGGTGATCGGCGTCGTCACCGAAAAACATGCACGGCGCCGCTATTTCGAGGCGCTCGAAGAGGCGCAGCGCGACCTGTTCGGAGAAAGCTGA
- a CDS encoding HTD2 family dehydratase, with the protein MKDWSAWIGREDIRHDHVDAGAVKRWLATLDRSAPADDSVPQAYHWCLCLPDAPTAILGADGHPVREDSDDSFLPPIPLPRRMWAASKVEFLNPLRPGQTVMRSSRVAAITEKQGGSGALVFAEVAHETHGDGELAVRETQTIVFREPAPGGAPPAPPPPGEGRFDPGGWDAHQMLVPSEALLFRYSALTFNSHRIHYDLPYATEEEGYRGLVVHGPLTATLLLDLAARHFGDNALTRFDFRGTSPAICGEQLHLALRGDGDDIVLGAFASDGRQVMAASATR; encoded by the coding sequence ATGAAGGATTGGAGCGCCTGGATCGGCCGCGAGGATATCCGCCACGATCATGTCGATGCCGGCGCGGTGAAGCGCTGGCTCGCGACGCTCGACCGCTCCGCGCCCGCCGACGATAGCGTTCCGCAAGCCTATCACTGGTGCCTCTGCCTCCCCGATGCACCGACGGCGATCCTCGGCGCCGACGGCCACCCCGTGCGCGAGGATAGCGACGACAGCTTCCTGCCCCCCATCCCCCTCCCGCGCCGAATGTGGGCCGCAAGCAAGGTCGAATTCCTCAATCCCCTGCGCCCCGGCCAGACGGTAATGCGCAGCTCGCGCGTCGCCGCGATCACCGAAAAGCAGGGCGGCAGCGGCGCGCTCGTCTTTGCCGAGGTCGCGCACGAAACGCATGGCGACGGCGAACTCGCGGTGCGCGAGACGCAGACCATCGTTTTCCGCGAACCCGCGCCCGGCGGCGCCCCACCAGCCCCGCCGCCGCCGGGCGAGGGCCGCTTCGATCCCGGGGGCTGGGACGCGCACCAGATGCTTGTGCCGTCGGAGGCGCTGCTGTTCCGCTACTCGGCGCTGACCTTCAACAGCCACCGCATCCACTATGACCTGCCTTATGCGACCGAAGAAGAGGGCTATCGCGGCCTCGTCGTCCACGGCCCGCTCACCGCGACGCTGCTTCTCGACCTCGCGGCGCGGCACTTCGGCGACAACGCCCTCACCCGCTTCGATTTCCGCGGCACGTCTCCGGCGATCTGCGGCGAGCAATTGCATCTGGCGCTGCGCGGAGACGGCGACGATATCGTTCTTGGGGCTTTCGCGAGCGACGGGCGGCAGGTGATGGCGGCGAGCGCCACCCGCTAA
- a CDS encoding acyl-CoA dehydrogenase family protein: MLANLNAALIAAQAYRGAAQAALAERLAATLIDSEQRAAHGFAWVATTVAALEATLDWLEAGKGTNPLDAKIATLAFAESIGQLTGGLPMGQNEIFRPADLGLAAAARTLADACANLLDADHAVTRAEVAAALAENQWPSETLHDADLDAIRDQYRRFTDAAIIPHAHSWHLANELIPDATVQAMAELGTFGVCIPEEFGGLGLGKLVMCIVTEELSRGWIGTGSLGTRSEIAGELIVHGGTDAQKAEWLPRIASGEILPTAVFTEPDVGSDLGALQTRARREGEHWVIDGAKNWITHAARSDLMTLLARTLPDAKGYAGLSMLLVPKPRGTEADPFPAPGMTGSEIEVLGYRGMREYALQFDAMTAPADALLGGEEGQGFKQLMRTFEGARIQTAARAVGVARRALELGLDYALNRKQFGKAIVHFPRVSDKLAMGLVDFVMARELSYAAARAKDSGKRCDIEAGMAKLLGARAAWANADAALQIHGGNGYALEYEISRVLCDARILNIFEGAAEIQAQVIARGLTGGRN; the protein is encoded by the coding sequence ATGCTTGCTAATCTGAACGCCGCGCTGATTGCCGCGCAGGCGTATCGCGGTGCGGCGCAAGCCGCGCTCGCCGAGCGGCTGGCGGCCACACTAATCGACAGCGAGCAGCGCGCGGCGCACGGCTTCGCATGGGTCGCGACCACGGTCGCGGCGCTCGAAGCGACGCTCGACTGGCTCGAGGCGGGCAAGGGCACAAACCCGCTCGACGCAAAAATCGCTACCCTCGCCTTCGCCGAAAGCATCGGTCAGCTCACCGGGGGCCTGCCGATGGGCCAGAACGAGATTTTCCGTCCCGCCGACCTCGGCCTCGCCGCCGCCGCCCGAACGCTCGCCGACGCCTGCGCGAACCTGCTCGACGCCGACCATGCCGTCACCCGCGCCGAGGTCGCCGCCGCGCTAGCCGAAAATCAATGGCCGAGCGAGACGCTCCACGACGCCGACCTCGACGCGATCCGCGACCAGTATCGCCGCTTCACCGACGCCGCGATCATCCCGCACGCGCATAGCTGGCACCTCGCCAATGAGCTGATCCCCGATGCGACGGTTCAGGCGATGGCTGAGCTAGGCACCTTTGGCGTCTGTATTCCCGAGGAATTTGGCGGCCTCGGCCTCGGCAAGCTCGTCATGTGCATCGTCACCGAGGAACTATCGCGCGGCTGGATCGGTACCGGTTCGCTCGGCACCCGGTCCGAGATCGCGGGCGAGTTGATCGTTCATGGCGGCACCGATGCGCAGAAGGCCGAATGGCTGCCGCGGATCGCGAGCGGCGAAATCCTGCCCACCGCGGTGTTCACCGAACCCGACGTCGGCTCGGACCTCGGCGCACTGCAGACCAGGGCGCGGCGCGAGGGCGAACATTGGGTCATCGACGGCGCCAAGAACTGGATCACCCACGCCGCGCGTTCGGACCTGATGACGTTGCTCGCGCGCACCCTGCCCGACGCGAAAGGCTATGCCGGCCTGTCGATGCTGCTCGTCCCCAAGCCGCGCGGAACCGAGGCCGATCCCTTCCCCGCCCCCGGCATGACCGGCAGCGAGATCGAGGTGCTCGGTTATCGCGGGATGCGCGAATATGCATTGCAATTCGACGCCATGACCGCACCCGCCGACGCGCTGCTCGGCGGCGAGGAGGGGCAGGGCTTCAAGCAGCTCATGCGCACCTTCGAAGGCGCGCGTATCCAGACCGCCGCGCGCGCGGTCGGCGTTGCGCGCCGCGCGCTCGAACTCGGGCTCGACTATGCCCTCAACCGCAAGCAGTTCGGCAAGGCGATCGTCCATTTCCCGCGCGTGTCCGACAAGCTGGCGATGGGCCTCGTCGACTTCGTGATGGCGCGCGAGCTCAGCTACGCCGCCGCGCGCGCCAAGGATAGCGGCAAACGCTGTGACATCGAAGCCGGTATGGCAAAGCTGCTCGGCGCGCGCGCCGCCTGGGCGAACGCCGACGCCGCGCTGCAAATCCACGGCGGCAATGGCTATGCGCTCGAATATGAGATCAGCCGGGTGCTCTGCGATGCCCGCATCCTCAACATCTTCGAGGGCGCGGCGGAAATACAGGCGCAGGTGATCGCGCGCGGGCTGACCGGAGGACGCAATTGA
- a CDS encoding acetyl-CoA C-acetyltransferase: MTLRRAAIVAPIRTAVGKFGGSLSSMTAGALGAVILKALMERTKIDPARVDDVVFSQGYGNGEAPAIGHWSWLAAGLPLDVPGYQLDRRCGSGLQAVVNAAMMVQTGMSDVVVAGGVESMSNVEHYSTDIRKGVRAGNLTLHDRLTRGRLMSQPVERFGVITGMIETAENLAKDYDISREACDAYAVRSHQRAAAAWANGLFDDELVPVSVPQKKGDPVVFAHDEGYRADATMETLGKLRALEGGVVTAGNASQQNDAAAACLVVAEDKLDELGLTPIAWYHSSAAAGCDPSRMGIGPVPAVERLFARNGLGWGDIDLVELNEAFAPQVLAVLKGWGWSDDDSRNEILNVNGSGISLGHPIGATGGRILANLTRELVRRNGRYGLETMCIGGGQGIAAIFERAA, translated from the coding sequence ATGACCCTTCGCCGCGCCGCCATCGTCGCCCCGATCCGCACCGCCGTCGGCAAGTTCGGCGGCTCGCTGTCCTCCATGACCGCCGGCGCCCTCGGCGCGGTCATTCTGAAGGCGCTCATGGAGCGCACGAAGATCGACCCCGCGCGCGTCGATGACGTCGTCTTTTCGCAGGGCTATGGCAATGGCGAAGCGCCGGCGATCGGCCACTGGTCGTGGCTTGCAGCAGGGCTGCCGCTCGACGTGCCGGGCTACCAGCTCGACCGCCGCTGCGGCTCGGGACTGCAGGCGGTCGTCAACGCCGCAATGATGGTCCAGACCGGCATGTCCGACGTCGTCGTCGCGGGCGGCGTCGAATCGATGTCGAACGTCGAGCATTATTCGACCGATATCCGCAAGGGCGTGCGGGCGGGGAACCTCACGCTCCACGACCGGCTGACCCGCGGGCGGCTGATGTCGCAGCCCGTCGAACGCTTCGGCGTCATCACCGGGATGATCGAGACCGCAGAAAATCTCGCCAAGGATTATGACATCAGCCGCGAGGCCTGCGACGCCTATGCCGTGCGCAGCCACCAGCGCGCCGCCGCCGCCTGGGCGAATGGCCTGTTCGATGACGAACTCGTCCCCGTCTCGGTCCCGCAGAAAAAGGGCGACCCGGTCGTCTTCGCCCACGACGAAGGCTACCGCGCCGACGCGACGATGGAAACATTGGGCAAATTGCGCGCACTCGAAGGCGGCGTCGTCACCGCGGGCAACGCCAGCCAACAGAATGACGCCGCCGCCGCGTGCCTCGTGGTCGCCGAAGACAAGCTCGACGAACTCGGGCTGACCCCCATCGCCTGGTATCACAGCTCGGCTGCGGCGGGCTGCGACCCCAGCCGCATGGGCATCGGCCCCGTCCCGGCCGTCGAACGCCTCTTCGCGCGCAATGGCCTCGGCTGGGGCGACATCGACCTTGTCGAACTCAACGAAGCCTTCGCGCCGCAGGTGCTCGCGGTGCTCAAGGGCTGGGGCTGGTCCGACGACGACAGCCGGAACGAAATCCTCAACGTCAACGGCTCGGGCATCTCGCTCGGCCATCCGATCGGCGCGACCGGCGGCCGCATCCTCGCCAATCTGACGCGCGAACTCGTTCGCAGGAATGGCCGCTACGGCCTTGAAACCATGTGTATCGGCGGCGGCCAAGGCATCGCCGCGATCTTCGAGCGCGCGGCTTGA